The sequence TACCTGATACCCCTTCACAAAACCAACCAGTTTTTGCCTGATTTAAAATTAATTCCTGAACACACCGCGCAAAAAGCGAAAATGTTGCACTTGAATTACCCCAACAATCCGACAGCCGCCATCGCCACGGACACTTTTTTCGAAGAGGTCGTGGACTTTGCAAAACATCATCAAGTAATTGTTTGCCACGATGCTCCTTACACTGAAATTTATTATGATGGGCACAAACCGGTGAGTTTTCTGAAAACGCCCGGGGCCAAAGAAGTGGGCGTTGAGTTTCATTCTCTTTCCAAAACATTCAACATGACCGGATGGCGGCTTGGTTTTGCCGTCGGCAATGCCGATATCATTAAAGGTCTAGCCACCATCAAAATGTACACGGACTCGGGTCAATTTTCGGCGATTCAGGAGGCGGGGATTTTCGCTTTGGAACATGCCGAGGAGCTAACTCCGCCCATACGGCATGTTTATCAGGAGCGCAGAGATGTTTTTGTGGAGGCACTCAAAAAAATCGGACTCAAAGTCACTCCGCCAAAAGCTACTTTCTATCTCTGGATTGATGTCCCGAATGGCCAGACATCAAGCACCATGGCGGCCCATTTGCTGGACCAAGGTGTTGTGGTTACTCCGGGCACCGCCTTCGGCGAAGCGGGCGAAGGGTTTTTCCGTTTGACACTCACCGCACCAAAGGAAAGACTATTGGAAGCCGTTACGCGAATCAAAAAAACAATATCCTGACAAACATATGCCTGTTTTTTTATCACTCGGTTCCAATTTGAAAGACAGAAAAAAGAATTGTGAGAGAGCCCTGTCTCTTCTCAAAGAAGGCTTTGGCATTCAGTGCATAAAAATTTCCCAGTGGCATGATACCAAAGCAAAAACCCTTCCCGGGGAAACACATCCCAATTTTTTGAATGGTGTTGCCAAAATAAAAACTGATTTTACTCCTTTCGAACTCCTCTACATTTGCAAAACCATTGAACATGAACTGGGGAGACGCTTTTCAGAAAAAAAATGGCAACCGCGCACGATCGACATCGATATTCTTTTTTACAAAGATCATGTTGTCGACACAAAGCATTTGCAAATTCCTCACCCGGAACTCCACCAAAGGCTCTTTGTTTTGCATCCGCTCCATGAAGTGGAACCAGACTGGCTTCATCCGGTCTTGCAAAAAACGGTGGCAGAACTTCTTAAAGACATGCTAAAAACCCTGCAATGATACTGGGGCTTTTTGTCATTCTGATTGCTGTTTTGATTCTTCCTTTTTGTTTCAAAAAAATTGAACACAATCTGGAGATTTTTTTATTTGTCATGGGAGTTTCCGCCAGTCTTATCTCGCGGCAAATGAGCGGCCATCTCGCTATGGAGGCCCTCAGAGATCCATTACCCATCACCGCCGCTGTGCTTGTCTTTGGACTTTTATTCAAATGGTCGCGTCGAAAGCTTGATTCGGGGATTCAAAAACTGCTTGAGAAAATCCCGGTTCCCATTTTCGTTTTCTTTTTGATTCTGATTTTGGGTCTGGCTTCCAGCATCATCACAGCCATCATTGCTTCTTTGGTGTTGGTTGAAGTGATCAGCATGCTCAAACTCGACAAACAATTTGAGACCCGCTTTGTCATCATCGCCTGCTTTGCCATTGGCCTTGGCGCCGCGCTTACCCCGATTGGCGAGCCTCTGTCCACCATTGCCATCGCCAAACTAAAATCATGGCCCGATGTCAATTTCTGGTATCTCATAAAATTGCTGGGAATCGAGATTGTCGCGGGAGTTTTTGCTTTATCGATTCTTTCTCTTTTTTTTCACGACAAAAAACAGGACCAAGGCCTTACCGGAACTCATCGCGAAGAAAATTATAAAGAAATTGTTGTGCGAACCATCAAGGTTTATTTCTTCGTCATGGCCCTTGTCTTTTTGGGTCAGGGTTTCAAACCGATGATCGACACCTATCTCGTAAAAATTTCCGGCGATGTTTTATATTGGATCAACATGATCTCCGCCATTCTCGACAACGCCACACTCACAGCGACTGAAATTGGCCCCAGCATGACACCGATTCAAATCAAAAAATTACTGATGGGTCTGTTAATCGCCGGCGGCATGCTGATCCCGGGCAACATCCCCAACATTGTTGCCGCTTCAAAATTAAAAATCCCTTCCAAAGAATGGGCAAAATTGGGAGTTCCACTAGGGCTGATTCTGATGTTGCTCTTTTTCTTTGTTTTGGAGATGGAATAATCGTGATCACAAAATTGGCCATTGTAGCGACAGGCGGGGCTTTGGGAAGTGTCTTCCGGTTTTTGTTGCAAACTTTCAGTTCCACACGTTCGGCATTGCCTTTCCCTACGGCACTATCCTTGTCAATATTTCCGGTTGTTTTTTGATCGGTTTTTTTGCGGCTTCAACAAAAGACTCCATTTTATTTCATCCCTCTTTTAAGCTCTTCCTGCTTGTCGGTATTTTGGGAGGCTTTACAACGTATTCGGACTTTGCATTGGAGACTTGGACATTAGCCAAGGATAGAGAACTTTTGAAAGTTTTTGGAAATATTTCACTCCATATTTTTGGTTGCTTTACGGCTCTATTTGGGGGTATTTGGCTTTCGCGTTTAACTTAGGAAAGGAAATTTTATGAAAATTTTTATCGATATCAAAAAACTTGACGGAATCATTGAAAAAGGCCTCGTCACACTTGAAAAAATTCAGATAATCTTCTACCGCGCCGGAAAAATTTAAATTTGACAAACTTGTCTAAATATGGCTAAGTTTAGCCATGATTAAAGTCAAAGTTGGAGAGTTAAGAAACCACCTCAGCAAGTATCTCAAAAAAGTGCGCCAGGGAATGGAGGTCATAATAAAAGATCGGAATACACCCATCGGCCGAATCGTCCCGTTGAAAAAAGGGGAAGAAGAGGCCTTTGATCTCATCCCTCCAAAAAAAGGATACGAAACTCTGAAGACCTTTTCAGGAATGGATGTAGTTTCCTCTACTGATCCGGTCGAGATACTTCTGGAAGAAAGAAGCAGGAGATGATTTGTTATCTGGACAGCTCCGTCGTGTTAAGAAAACTTTTGCGTGAATCCCATGCCCTCCCCCAGTGGCGTCAGATACGAAAAGGGTTTGCAAGCCGCCTGCTCCGTTTGGAATGTCTGCGCACCATTGAACGGCTCCGATTTCGCGGGGTTTTATCCAATGAAGACACCGTAAAAATTCGAAAAGCTTTTTTTTCTCTACTGGATACCATTGCTCTTCTGCCTCTGACCGAAAAAATCATTCAAAGGGCAGAACAACCATTTGCTTCTCCCGTGGGATCTCTTGATGGGCTTCATTTGGCCACTGCCTTGTTATGGCAGGAAACAAGGGGAGAGTCTTTTTTTTTGGCCACTCATGATCAGGAATTGGCGCAAGCCGCGCACGCCCACGGTTTAAACGTTTTAGGCATCTGAAAGCGCAATCACACGCAGTCACAATCTCCTTGATTTTCAATAGAAAGAATGAAAAAGAAAGGCCCCATGAAAATTTTTATCGATTCTGCGGATATCAATGAAATTAAAGAAGCCAATGCGATGGGAATTTTGGATGGAGTCACCACCAATCCCAGTTTGGTTGCCAAAACCGGACGCGATTTCAAGACAGTCGTCAAAGAAATTTTGCAAGAGATCAAAGGTCCCGTCAGTCTGGAAACGGTGAGTTTAACGGCTAAGGGAATGCTCGATGAAAGTCATCGCCTTGCCGATTTTGGTCCCAATGTTGTTGTCAAAATTCCAAGCACTGTAGAAGGTCTTAAGGCCATCAAACAACTTGCGTCGGAAGGAATCAAAACCAATTGCACACTCTGTTTTTCTTCGAGTCAGGCGCTGTTGATTGCAAAAGCCGGGGCAAAGATTGTCAGTCCCTTCGTCGGAAGATTGGATGACATCAGCGAAACAGGAATGGATTTGATCGCCGATATTTTGCAGATTTATCGCAACTTCGCTCTCAAAACAGAAATTCTGGTCGCCAGTATTCGCAATCCCATTCACGTCAAGGAAGCGGCCATGCTCGGAGCCGATATTTGCACCATCCCGCTCCCCGTCATCAAACAACTGATGAAGCACCCACTGACAGACGCAGGAATTGAAAAATTCTTAAAAGATTGGGGAAAAGTACCGAACAAACCGTTTTGAAAAAGTCGTAAAATTTCTTGCCGAGAAGAATTCTTTAAACTAGTATAAAACCATGTGCGCCAAGAAGTTTATCAAATACCTGCGAATGAGAGATTTGCCGGCGAAGCGACCTGACGCACGCTGTATCGGACTTGGCACGTACTACTCCGCGAGGAGTTAGCGTGAAGCCCAAGCGAGAAA is a genomic window of Deltaproteobacteria bacterium containing:
- the fsa gene encoding fructose-6-phosphate aldolase — translated: MKIFIDSADINEIKEANAMGILDGVTTNPSLVAKTGRDFKTVVKEILQEIKGPVSLETVSLTAKGMLDESHRLADFGPNVVVKIPSTVEGLKAIKQLASEGIKTNCTLCFSSSQALLIAKAGAKIVSPFVGRLDDISETGMDLIADILQIYRNFALKTEILVASIRNPIHVKEAAMLGADICTIPLPVIKQLMKHPLTDAGIEKFLKDWGKVPNKPF
- a CDS encoding CrcB family protein → MFWRWNNRDHKIGHCSDRRGFGKCLPVFVANFQFHTFGIAFPYGTILVNISGCFLIGFFAASTKDSILFHPSFKLFLLVGILGGFTTYSDFALETWTLAKDRELLKVFGNISLHIFGCFTALFGGIWLSRLT
- a CDS encoding LL-diaminopimelate aminotransferase; protein product: MHYSKRIQQLPPYPFAKLDRKKRELRLKGVDLIDLSIGDPDIPTPKPIIECMQQAITKPEYHSYPPYEGTLKFREAVSRWYLKRFGVQVDPKTEVLALIGSKEGIANIHYAFIDPGDIVLVPTPGYPVYANGTKFAGGLPYLIPLHKTNQFLPDLKLIPEHTAQKAKMLHLNYPNNPTAAIATDTFFEEVVDFAKHHQVIVCHDAPYTEIYYDGHKPVSFLKTPGAKEVGVEFHSLSKTFNMTGWRLGFAVGNADIIKGLATIKMYTDSGQFSAIQEAGIFALEHAEELTPPIRHVYQERRDVFVEALKKIGLKVTPPKATFYLWIDVPNGQTSSTMAAHLLDQGVVVTPGTAFGEAGEGFFRLTLTAPKERLLEAVTRIKKTIS
- the folK gene encoding 2-amino-4-hydroxy-6-hydroxymethyldihydropteridine diphosphokinase; this encodes MPVFLSLGSNLKDRKKNCERALSLLKEGFGIQCIKISQWHDTKAKTLPGETHPNFLNGVAKIKTDFTPFELLYICKTIEHELGRRFSEKKWQPRTIDIDILFYKDHVVDTKHLQIPHPELHQRLFVLHPLHEVEPDWLHPVLQKTVAELLKDMLKTLQ
- a CDS encoding type II toxin-antitoxin system VapC family toxin — protein: MICYLDSSVVLRKLLRESHALPQWRQIRKGFASRLLRLECLRTIERLRFRGVLSNEDTVKIRKAFFSLLDTIALLPLTEKIIQRAEQPFASPVGSLDGLHLATALLWQETRGESFFLATHDQELAQAAHAHGLNVLGI
- a CDS encoding DUF1646 family protein, with product MILGLFVILIAVLILPFCFKKIEHNLEIFLFVMGVSASLISRQMSGHLAMEALRDPLPITAAVLVFGLLFKWSRRKLDSGIQKLLEKIPVPIFVFFLILILGLASSIITAIIASLVLVEVISMLKLDKQFETRFVIIACFAIGLGAALTPIGEPLSTIAIAKLKSWPDVNFWYLIKLLGIEIVAGVFALSILSLFFHDKKQDQGLTGTHREENYKEIVVRTIKVYFFVMALVFLGQGFKPMIDTYLVKISGDVLYWINMISAILDNATLTATEIGPSMTPIQIKKLLMGLLIAGGMLIPGNIPNIVAASKLKIPSKEWAKLGVPLGLILMLLFFFVLEME
- a CDS encoding type II toxin-antitoxin system prevent-host-death family antitoxin — encoded protein: MIKVKVGELRNHLSKYLKKVRQGMEVIIKDRNTPIGRIVPLKKGEEEAFDLIPPKKGYETLKTFSGMDVVSSTDPVEILLEERSRR